One Pseudorhodoplanes sinuspersici DNA segment encodes these proteins:
- a CDS encoding SDR family oxidoreductase: protein MSLNGKTLFITGASRGIGLAIALRAARDGANIAIAAKTDTPHPKLPGTIHTAAKEVEEAGGRALPLVVDIRDEEQVKSGLARTVETFGGIDIVVNNASAVQVTPVANTDMRRFDLMNGVNARGTFMVSKYAIPYLEKAENPHILMNSPPLEMKEKWFAPHTAYSMAKFGMSMVVLGLAGELRSKGIAVNALWPRATIATSAIQNLLGGDAIMRMSRKPDIMADAAYAIFNKRAAGFTGHFLIDDSFLYGEGVRDFEPYRVDPTQPLAPVFFTPDEPPPPPGVVIDGYRDIRELPAARTRS from the coding sequence ATGTCGCTGAATGGCAAGACACTTTTCATCACCGGCGCATCGCGCGGGATCGGACTTGCGATCGCTTTGCGCGCCGCCCGTGACGGCGCCAATATCGCCATTGCCGCCAAGACCGATACGCCACATCCAAAGCTCCCGGGCACCATTCACACCGCCGCGAAGGAGGTGGAAGAGGCCGGTGGCCGCGCACTGCCTCTGGTGGTCGACATCCGTGACGAGGAACAGGTCAAATCCGGCCTCGCCCGCACCGTGGAGACATTCGGTGGCATTGATATCGTGGTCAACAATGCCAGCGCGGTTCAGGTGACGCCCGTTGCCAATACCGACATGCGCCGCTTCGATCTGATGAACGGCGTCAATGCGCGCGGCACCTTCATGGTCTCGAAATATGCCATTCCCTATTTGGAAAAGGCGGAGAACCCGCACATCCTGATGAACTCGCCGCCGCTCGAAATGAAGGAGAAGTGGTTCGCGCCGCACACCGCTTACTCGATGGCGAAATTCGGCATGAGCATGGTGGTCCTCGGCCTTGCCGGCGAATTGCGCAGCAAGGGTATCGCCGTCAACGCGCTCTGGCCACGCGCGACGATTGCCACCAGCGCAATCCAGAACTTGCTTGGTGGCGATGCGATCATGCGCATGTCACGCAAGCCTGACATCATGGCCGATGCAGCCTATGCGATCTTCAACAAGAGGGCGGCGGGCTTTACCGGTCATTTCCTGATCGATGACAGCTTCCTTTACGGGGAAGGCGTCCGCGATTTCGAGCCTTATCGTGTCGATCCGACCCAGCCGCTTGCGCCGGTTTTCTTCACGCCGGATGAACCGCCGCCGCCACCTGGCGTTGTAATTGACGGGTATCGCGATATCCGGGAGCTTCCGGCCGCGCGCACGAGATCATAG
- a CDS encoding ABC transporter ATP-binding protein/permease encodes MDRIVLALRTFLRLALPYFRSEERWTARGLLAAVIGAELALVYVAVSVINWNARFFNALEGRDWDAFHAELIVFGFIIVGAILSGAAQYFFGQTLQIRWRRWLTANYVSQWMAQGRHYRVRVVAPNVDNIHLRIANDVYLFIQRTHELTTGLLGSIVALFSFAYILWGLSATTPIPGFADLKIPGWLIWAALTYAGIGTLIAHMIGWRLIPLNFNQQRYESDFRFAIVRAADHSEPIALMKGEPVEREELRHRFSNLVGNWTRLVATQTRLVGFIGGYAQASTVVPILIVSPAYLTGAIPLGSLMQAALAFPKVEGAFAFCISSYGKIAEWKAMVDRLWQFEEAMRAVDASRAHTTGAIAVARQPQESVDVSGISIRLPDGSVIAGLPSLSLRPGDRVMITGPSGSGKSTLFRALTGLWPAGSGRVVFPVDGDVLVMPQRPYFPLGTLRTAITYPQPDEELTDDGIVTALEDVGLPHLASRLDEEADWSVLLSGGEQQRVGIARALLRKPNVLLFDEPVATLGDASGRDLYKMLLDRLPDAVVMTIDRREVLREFHHKVVELEVEGTGLPHSRPDIRPLAIQPA; translated from the coding sequence ATGGACCGTATCGTCCTCGCTCTGCGCACCTTCCTGCGGCTGGCTCTGCCTTACTTCCGCTCAGAGGAGAGATGGACCGCGCGGGGCTTGCTGGCCGCCGTGATCGGGGCGGAACTGGCGCTGGTTTATGTGGCGGTCTCGGTGATCAACTGGAATGCCCGGTTCTTCAATGCGCTGGAGGGGCGCGATTGGGACGCCTTCCATGCCGAGCTGATCGTGTTCGGCTTCATCATCGTCGGTGCTATCCTTTCAGGTGCGGCGCAATATTTTTTCGGGCAAACGTTGCAGATCCGCTGGCGGCGCTGGCTGACGGCCAATTACGTCTCGCAGTGGATGGCGCAGGGGCGGCATTACCGCGTGCGGGTCGTCGCACCGAATGTCGACAATATCCATCTGCGCATCGCCAATGACGTGTATCTCTTCATCCAGCGCACGCACGAACTGACGACGGGGCTGCTTGGCAGCATCGTGGCGCTGTTTTCGTTCGCCTATATCCTTTGGGGCCTGTCGGCGACGACACCGATACCCGGCTTTGCCGATCTCAAAATTCCGGGTTGGCTGATCTGGGCAGCGCTGACCTATGCCGGTATCGGCACATTGATCGCCCACATGATCGGCTGGCGGCTGATCCCGCTGAATTTCAATCAGCAGCGTTACGAATCCGATTTTCGTTTCGCGATCGTGCGTGCCGCCGATCACTCCGAGCCGATTGCGCTGATGAAGGGCGAGCCTGTCGAGCGCGAAGAGCTGAGGCATCGATTTTCAAATCTTGTCGGCAACTGGACGCGCCTGGTCGCGACGCAGACACGGCTTGTCGGGTTCATCGGGGGCTACGCGCAAGCTTCGACGGTCGTGCCAATTCTGATTGTCAGTCCGGCCTACCTGACTGGTGCGATCCCGCTCGGGTCGCTGATGCAGGCGGCGCTGGCTTTTCCGAAGGTCGAAGGCGCATTCGCCTTCTGCATCAGCTCCTATGGCAAGATCGCCGAATGGAAAGCGATGGTCGATCGTCTCTGGCAATTCGAGGAGGCGATGCGTGCGGTCGACGCCAGTCGCGCCCACACGACCGGTGCCATCGCCGTAGCGCGCCAACCGCAGGAGAGTGTCGATGTATCCGGCATTTCTATCCGCTTGCCGGATGGTTCGGTGATCGCCGGCCTGCCGTCGTTGTCGCTGCGACCGGGTGACCGTGTGATGATCACGGGACCATCTGGTTCCGGCAAATCGACGCTGTTCCGCGCGCTGACCGGATTGTGGCCTGCCGGGTCTGGCCGTGTGGTCTTTCCTGTCGACGGCGATGTGCTGGTCATGCCGCAGCGTCCCTATTTCCCGCTCGGCACGCTCAGGACCGCGATTACCTATCCGCAACCGGATGAAGAACTCACCGATGACGGCATCGTCACGGCACTGGAAGATGTCGGCCTGCCGCATCTGGCATCGCGGCTCGACGAGGAGGCGGACTGGAGTGTCCTCCTCTCAGGGGGTGAGCAGCAGCGAGTCGGTATCGCCCGCGCCCTGCTGCGAAAGCCCAATGTGCTGCTGTTCGACGAGCCGGTGGCCACGCTGGGCGACGCATCGGGCCGCGATCTCTATAAGATGCTGCTGGATCGCCTGCCGGATGCGGTGGTGATGACGATCGACCGGCGCGAGGTGCTGCGCGAATTCCACCACAAGGTGGTCGAACTCGAGGTGGAGGGTACCGGTTTGCCGCATTCGCGCCCCGATATACGCCCCTTGGCAATCCAGCCGGCATAA
- a CDS encoding DUF1194 domain-containing protein has translation MFRRWSVLAAVLLFAGLVFTAWHLDAAPARRDLSESRQTSVDIELILAVDISYSMDPDELALQREGYSRALTSAEFLNALKQGIHGKIAITYFEWAGVQDQKVVVPWRLIDGPESAGSVANEISQAPLRRAARTSISGALLFGMKLFESSGQRGIRRVIDISGDGANNSGPLVVVARDEVLSHGITINGLPVMLKRPSYSTMDIEQLDEYYEDCVIGGPAAFVVPVKDREKFVEAIRTKLVLEIASLSPDAKVTKASAANPRVPCTIGERIWQERWGN, from the coding sequence ATGTTCAGGCGTTGGTCTGTGCTGGCGGCTGTGTTGCTGTTCGCCGGCTTGGTCTTCACAGCGTGGCATCTGGATGCCGCGCCGGCACGGCGCGACCTGTCCGAGAGCAGGCAAACATCCGTCGATATCGAGTTGATACTGGCGGTCGATATCTCCTACTCGATGGACCCGGATGAACTGGCGCTGCAGCGAGAAGGGTATTCTCGGGCGCTGACCTCTGCTGAATTCCTGAATGCTCTTAAGCAAGGCATCCACGGCAAGATTGCCATCACTTATTTTGAATGGGCCGGTGTACAGGACCAGAAGGTGGTTGTGCCGTGGCGCCTGATCGACGGGCCGGAAAGTGCCGGTTCGGTCGCCAATGAGATTTCCCAGGCTCCGTTGCGCCGTGCGGCGCGCACCTCGATTTCCGGTGCGCTGTTGTTCGGCATGAAGCTGTTCGAATCGAGCGGCCAGCGCGGCATCCGCCGCGTAATCGATATCTCCGGCGACGGCGCCAATAACAGCGGACCTCTGGTTGTGGTCGCGCGCGATGAGGTGCTGTCCCATGGCATCACCATCAACGGACTTCCGGTGATGCTGAAACGGCCGAGTTATTCGACCATGGATATCGAACAACTCGACGAATATTACGAGGATTGCGTGATCGGCGGTCCTGCCGCTTTTGTGGTGCCGGTCAAGGATCGCGAGAAATTCGTCGAAGCCATCCGTACCAAGCTGGTGCTCGAAATCGCAAGCCTTTCGCCAGACGCGAAAGTGACGAAGGCTTCAGCGGCCAATCCGCGTGTGCCCTGCACGATCGGCGAGCGCATCTGGCAGGAGCGCTGGGGGAATTAG
- a CDS encoding exodeoxyribonuclease VII small subunit, which produces MTEKNHADVNTLPFERAIEELESIIKRLEEGKVPLAESVEIYERGEALKQRCEELLKAAEMRVEKITTDAGGKAKGTAPLDVK; this is translated from the coding sequence ATGACCGAGAAAAACCACGCTGACGTCAACACACTCCCCTTCGAGCGCGCGATCGAGGAACTGGAATCGATCATCAAGCGGCTCGAGGAAGGCAAGGTGCCGCTCGCGGAATCGGTCGAGATCTATGAGCGTGGCGAAGCGCTGAAGCAGCGCTGCGAGGAATTGCTGAAGGCGGCCGAGATGCGAGTGGAGAAGATTACCACCGATGCCGGCGGCAAGGCCAAAGGCACCGCACCGCTGGATGTAAAGTGA
- a CDS encoding histone deacetylase family protein, translating to MATLLLSHSACLNHLTPPGHPERPDRLRAIESALEAEKFAGLIREQAPMADIETVALAHPRDYVEAIREASPREGMIGLDGDTSMSPGTLEAALRAAGGAVMAVDEVIAKKADNAFVATRPPGHHAETVRPMGFCIFNSVAVAARHALKKHGLARVGIVDFDVHHGNGTQEIFWSDPAVMYCSTHQMPLYPGTGAKSERGDHDNIVNAPLRAGDGGEQFREAMETTILPRLEAFGPDLILVSAGFDAHIRDPLGSLNFTEDDFAWATRKLMDLADKKSGGRVVSVLEGGYDLQGLAGSVAAHVTALMRG from the coding sequence ATGGCAACTCTCCTTCTCTCTCATTCTGCCTGCCTCAATCATCTGACTCCCCCCGGCCATCCGGAGCGGCCCGATCGCCTGCGCGCGATCGAAAGTGCGCTGGAGGCTGAGAAGTTTGCCGGTCTCATCCGCGAGCAGGCGCCGATGGCGGATATCGAGACGGTCGCGTTGGCACATCCACGAGACTACGTCGAAGCGATCCGCGAGGCGTCGCCGCGCGAAGGCATGATCGGGCTCGACGGCGATACGTCGATGTCACCCGGCACCTTGGAAGCAGCGTTACGGGCCGCCGGCGGTGCGGTGATGGCGGTCGATGAGGTGATCGCGAAGAAGGCAGACAATGCTTTCGTTGCCACACGGCCGCCGGGCCATCATGCCGAGACCGTTCGGCCAATGGGCTTCTGCATCTTTAACAGCGTCGCCGTCGCGGCACGGCATGCGCTGAAGAAACATGGCCTTGCGCGCGTCGGCATTGTCGATTTCGACGTGCATCACGGCAATGGAACGCAGGAGATTTTCTGGAGCGATCCAGCCGTGATGTACTGCTCCACCCATCAGATGCCGCTTTACCCCGGCACCGGGGCCAAATCGGAACGCGGCGATCACGACAATATCGTCAATGCGCCGCTGCGCGCGGGCGACGGTGGCGAACAATTCCGCGAGGCGATGGAGACCACAATCTTACCACGACTGGAGGCCTTTGGTCCCGATCTTATCCTTGTCTCGGCCGGCTTTGACGCGCATATCCGCGATCCTCTGGGCAGCCTGAATTTCACCGAGGACGATTTCGCCTGGGCGACCAGGAAACTGATGGACCTCGCGGACAAGAAATCCGGCGGCCGCGTGGTGTCTGTGCTGGAAGGCGGCTATGACCTGCAGGGCCTGGCCGGCTCCGTCGCCGCGCACGTCACGGCACTGATGCGGGGCTAG
- the aroC gene encoding chorismate synthase, protein MSFNTFGHLFRVTSFGESHGPALGCVVDGCPPRIPLTAAEIQNDLDKRRPGQSRYTTQRQEPDAVRILSGVFTDEATGQDMTTGTPIALLIENVDQRSKDYSDIKDKYRPGHAGYTYDVKYGFYDYRGGGRASARETAARVAAGAIARKIVPGVTVRGALVRMGPHAVDRSRWDWDEVSRNPFFCPDAKMAEIWADYLDGVRKAGSSIGAVVEIVADGVPPGLGAPVYGKLDAELAAGLMSINAVKGVEIGDGFAAADLSGADNADEMRMGNDGKPLFLSNHAGGILGGISTGQPVVARFAVKPTSSILQPRKTVDRYGRDAEIVTKGRHDPCVGIRGVPVGEAMVACVIADHYLRHRGQVGEGPSWPFPMTDR, encoded by the coding sequence ATGTCGTTCAACACCTTCGGCCATCTGTTCCGCGTGACCTCGTTTGGCGAAAGCCACGGGCCCGCGCTTGGCTGTGTCGTCGACGGGTGCCCGCCGCGCATTCCACTCACGGCTGCAGAGATCCAGAACGATCTTGATAAACGCCGTCCTGGTCAGTCGCGATACACGACTCAGCGCCAGGAGCCGGATGCGGTCCGCATTCTGTCTGGTGTGTTTACTGATGAAGCGACCGGTCAGGACATGACGACCGGTACGCCGATCGCGCTGCTCATCGAAAATGTCGACCAGCGCTCGAAGGATTATTCCGATATCAAGGACAAGTATCGTCCTGGACATGCCGGTTACACCTACGACGTCAAGTACGGCTTCTACGATTATCGCGGTGGCGGTCGTGCCTCGGCGCGCGAGACCGCGGCGCGTGTGGCGGCCGGTGCCATCGCGCGCAAGATCGTGCCGGGCGTGACAGTGCGCGGAGCGTTGGTGCGGATGGGACCGCATGCGGTCGACCGCTCGCGTTGGGACTGGGATGAGGTCTCGCGCAATCCTTTCTTCTGTCCTGACGCCAAGATGGCGGAAATCTGGGCCGATTATCTCGATGGCGTCCGCAAGGCCGGCTCTTCGATCGGAGCGGTTGTCGAGATCGTGGCTGACGGTGTCCCGCCGGGCCTTGGCGCACCGGTCTATGGCAAACTCGATGCCGAGTTGGCGGCGGGCCTCATGAGCATCAATGCGGTGAAAGGCGTCGAAATCGGCGACGGCTTTGCGGCCGCGGATCTGTCCGGTGCGGACAATGCTGACGAGATGCGCATGGGCAACGATGGCAAGCCGCTGTTTCTGTCGAACCATGCGGGCGGCATCCTGGGTGGCATCTCGACCGGTCAACCGGTGGTTGCGCGATTCGCCGTGAAGCCGACGTCCTCGATCCTGCAGCCCCGGAAGACGGTCGATCGCTACGGCCGCGACGCCGAGATCGTGACCAAAGGCCGCCACGACCCATGCGTAGGCATCAGAGGGGTCCCCGTCGGCGAGGCGATGGTGGCATGTGTCATCGCCGATCATTATCTCCGTCATCGCGGGCAGGTGGGTGAAGGGCCGTCATGGCCATTTCCCATGACCGACCGGTGA
- a CDS encoding MATE family efflux transporter, translated as MHTTLTAGVPSPAAAPHWRVELTETIRLALPIALTQLGQIAMMTTDLALLGRLGDHVVAASALAHMVLFGAFVLGMGLVSAVAPLAAQAFGARNPRMVRRALRVGLWAATMLGIPLSAVQLFGHDILLALGQTEQAATLAARYLYGLAWSLIPAWWFIALRGFMGAVNRPEPGLWITLAAIPANALLAYTLIYGHFGMPKLDLLGAGLATTTVNIGMCAAAIWVCYAQRPFRKFRVLGRFWRPDWPLFRRLVIIGAPIAGTFALEYGVFAAAGVLMGWIGTTALAAHQIALTIASIMFMVPFGISMAATVRVGHAVGRRDSPGTRSAGFTAIGLGIAFMTTMTLIVIVTREFLPILFLGTITQENAPTAALAATLLVVGASFFIADGVQTVAAGALRGLNDTRVPLLFSAICFWLIGFTACYGLGFTLGFGAFGVWIGLSLSVLIYAVLLVIRFHILTKRRYLPDIPAAL; from the coding sequence ATGCACACGACCCTGACTGCTGGGGTTCCGTCCCCGGCCGCAGCGCCGCACTGGCGCGTCGAACTGACCGAGACGATCCGGCTGGCCCTGCCGATCGCGCTGACCCAGCTTGGCCAGATCGCGATGATGACCACCGATCTGGCCCTGCTCGGCCGGCTCGGCGATCACGTCGTGGCGGCCTCGGCGCTCGCACACATGGTTCTGTTCGGCGCGTTCGTGCTCGGCATGGGGCTCGTGTCTGCCGTCGCTCCCCTTGCGGCCCAAGCCTTCGGGGCACGCAATCCGCGCATGGTGCGCCGTGCGCTGCGTGTGGGTTTATGGGCCGCAACGATGCTCGGCATCCCGCTCAGCGCGGTCCAGCTTTTCGGCCACGATATTCTGCTGGCGCTCGGACAGACCGAACAGGCCGCCACATTGGCCGCACGGTATCTCTACGGACTTGCCTGGAGCCTGATCCCGGCCTGGTGGTTCATCGCCCTGCGCGGCTTCATGGGTGCCGTGAACCGGCCGGAGCCCGGCCTGTGGATCACGCTGGCCGCCATTCCGGCCAATGCGCTTTTAGCCTACACGCTGATCTATGGTCATTTCGGCATGCCCAAACTGGACCTGCTCGGCGCCGGCCTAGCGACCACCACTGTCAATATCGGCATGTGCGCCGCTGCGATCTGGGTCTGCTACGCCCAGCGGCCATTCAGAAAATTCCGTGTGCTCGGACGCTTCTGGCGGCCGGACTGGCCGCTGTTCCGGCGGCTGGTGATTATCGGCGCACCGATCGCCGGCACCTTTGCACTTGAATATGGCGTGTTTGCCGCCGCCGGCGTGCTCATGGGCTGGATCGGCACCACCGCACTCGCCGCGCATCAGATCGCACTGACCATCGCATCGATCATGTTCATGGTGCCGTTCGGCATCTCCATGGCCGCGACCGTGCGGGTCGGTCATGCGGTCGGACGGCGTGACAGCCCCGGCACGCGCAGCGCCGGTTTCACTGCGATCGGGCTTGGGATTGCCTTCATGACAACCATGACGCTGATCGTGATCGTAACGCGCGAATTCCTGCCCATCCTGTTCCTCGGAACGATCACGCAAGAAAACGCACCGACGGCGGCGCTCGCAGCGACGTTGCTTGTGGTTGGCGCGAGCTTCTTCATCGCCGACGGCGTCCAGACTGTCGCCGCAGGCGCACTGCGCGGCCTGAACGACACACGAGTGCCACTGCTGTTCTCGGCGATCTGCTTTTGGCTGATCGGTTTCACCGCCTGCTATGGCCTCGGCTTCACGCTTGGCTTTGGCGCGTTCGGTGTCTGGATCGGCCTGTCGCTGTCGGTCCTCATCTATGCCGTACTACTTGTCATCCGCTTCCACATCCTGACAAAGCGGAGATATCTGCCGGATATACCCGCGGCTTTGTGA
- the ribB gene encoding 3,4-dihydroxy-2-butanone-4-phosphate synthase, which produces MLDTQNRIDQAIAAFARGELVVVTDDDDRENEGDLFVAASLCTPEKMGFIIRHTSGIVCAPLSIEEAKRLHLDPMVSRNDAPLGTAFTVTVDVKHGLTTGISAEERTNTVRALANGNSGAADFVRPGHVFPLVAKEGGVLMRSGHTEACVDLCKLAHLPPVGVLAELMNDDGSVMRGRQVAEFAEKHGLKRVSIADLIAYRQVREKLVERVGEFPVASPIGTLQGYAYVTPFDPQHHMAFVYGRIGDGEGVPTRLHRADIIGDVFGGAKTINAVLSRFKDEGRGVIVYLRDGTAGVPVTAIPRDGETDSEAARIRQWREIGLGAQILKDLGISSIRLITSKKLTYVGLGGFGIEIVSTESVDG; this is translated from the coding sequence ATGCTTGACACTCAGAACCGCATCGATCAGGCGATTGCCGCCTTTGCTCGTGGCGAACTCGTTGTCGTCACCGACGACGACGACCGTGAGAATGAGGGCGATCTCTTCGTCGCCGCGTCGCTTTGCACGCCGGAGAAGATGGGCTTCATCATCCGGCACACGTCAGGCATCGTCTGTGCGCCGTTGTCGATTGAAGAAGCAAAGCGTCTGCACCTAGACCCGATGGTATCGCGCAACGACGCGCCGCTCGGCACGGCCTTTACCGTCACCGTCGATGTGAAGCACGGCTTGACCACGGGTATCTCGGCCGAAGAACGCACCAACACCGTCCGCGCGCTGGCCAACGGCAATAGCGGCGCTGCCGATTTTGTGCGGCCCGGCCACGTATTTCCGCTGGTTGCTAAGGAAGGCGGCGTACTGATGCGCTCCGGCCATACCGAGGCCTGCGTCGATCTCTGCAAGCTGGCACACCTGCCGCCGGTCGGGGTGCTCGCTGAATTGATGAATGACGATGGCAGCGTCATGCGCGGCCGCCAGGTTGCTGAATTCGCCGAAAAGCATGGCCTGAAGCGCGTCTCGATTGCCGATCTGATTGCCTATCGGCAGGTGCGCGAAAAACTGGTCGAGCGCGTCGGCGAATTCCCGGTGGCATCGCCGATTGGCACGTTACAAGGCTACGCCTATGTCACACCGTTCGACCCTCAGCATCACATGGCCTTTGTGTATGGCCGGATTGGCGATGGCGAAGGCGTGCCGACGCGCTTGCACCGGGCGGACATCATTGGCGATGTGTTCGGTGGCGCGAAGACGATCAATGCCGTCCTGTCGCGTTTCAAGGACGAGGGCCGGGGCGTTATCGTCTATCTGCGTGACGGCACCGCCGGCGTGCCGGTGACGGCCATTCCGCGTGACGGCGAAACCGATTCTGAGGCCGCCCGCATCCGGCAATGGCGCGAAATCGGGCTGGGTGCGCAGATCCTGAAGGATCTCGGCATTTCCTCGATCCGGCTGATTACCTCCAAGAAGCTCACCTATGTGGGCCTGGGTGGCTTCGGTATCGAGATTGTGTCCACCGAGTCAGTGGACGGCTGA
- the fabI gene encoding enoyl-ACP reductase FabI: MPDAPGLMRGKRGLIMGVANNRSIAWGIAKACHNHGADLAFTYQGDALKKRVEPLAEEVDGIVVGHCDVSEPATIDAAFQAVEAAWGSLDFVVHAIAFSDKDQLDGRYIDTTEDNFVKTMLISCYSFTAIAQRAEKLMTNGGSMLTLTYYGAEKWMPHYNVMGLAKAALESSVRYLAADLGQKNIRVNAISAGPIKTLAASGIGDFRYILKWNEYNTPLRRNVSLDEVGDSAAYFLSDLSRGVTGEIHHVDAGYHVVGIKHPDAPDLTVGEP; encoded by the coding sequence ATGCCGGACGCACCTGGCCTCATGCGCGGAAAACGCGGGCTGATCATGGGGGTCGCGAATAACCGTTCGATCGCCTGGGGTATCGCCAAGGCCTGCCACAATCATGGGGCGGACCTGGCCTTCACCTACCAGGGCGACGCGCTGAAAAAGCGGGTCGAGCCGCTGGCCGAGGAGGTCGACGGCATCGTGGTCGGCCATTGCGACGTGTCCGAACCGGCCACCATCGATGCGGCGTTTCAGGCGGTGGAAGCAGCCTGGGGTTCGCTCGATTTTGTGGTGCACGCCATCGCCTTCTCCGACAAGGATCAACTCGACGGGCGTTATATCGATACGACCGAAGACAACTTCGTGAAGACGATGTTGATCTCCTGCTATTCGTTCACCGCGATCGCTCAGCGGGCCGAGAAGCTGATGACGAATGGCGGATCGATGCTGACGCTGACCTATTACGGCGCCGAGAAATGGATGCCACATTACAATGTCATGGGTCTGGCGAAGGCTGCGCTCGAATCCTCGGTGCGTTATCTCGCCGCCGATCTCGGTCAAAAGAACATCCGCGTGAATGCGATCTCCGCCGGCCCGATCAAGACGCTGGCTGCGTCGGGGATCGGCGATTTCCGGTATATCCTGAAATGGAACGAATATAATACACCGCTGCGCCGCAATGTTTCGCTCGATGAGGTCGGCGATTCCGCCGCCTATTTCCTGTCGGATCTTTCGCGCGGCGTGACCGGAGAGATCCATCATGTCGATGCCGGTTACCATGTTGTCGGCATCAAGCATCCTGATGCGCCGGATTTGACCGTCGGCGAACCCTGA
- a CDS encoding class I SAM-dependent RNA methyltransferase, whose amino-acid sequence MVERLHIIEVGHRGDGVARTPDGPVFVPYTLPGETIDAERFHPDRSHLLRIVEASPDRIEPFCPHFGVCGGCAIQHWSEPAYRVWKRGLVVSALEQAGLETTVGQLIDAHGDGRRRAVLHARRGTKDIVEVGFSAPRAHLIVPIDRCPVLAPSMKGTIEIAWKIAEALSLLAKPLDIHVTATINGLDIDIRGSGPIDSKRVTALTSIAATGGIARLTRHGELIALNAPPLLQVGKARVTLPPGSFLQSTERGEHVLAELVLQYSGSAKNTLDLFCGIGPFALRLAERGRVTAMDSDQNAVDALAKAAQATPGLKPVAASKRDLFRRPMTFQELSGFDAIVFDPPRQGAEAQAREIARSKVRNVIAVSCNAATFARDAAILIEGGYTLRSVTPVDQFKYTAHVEIVGQFTR is encoded by the coding sequence ATGGTCGAACGGCTGCATATCATCGAGGTTGGGCATCGCGGCGACGGCGTAGCGCGCACGCCTGACGGTCCGGTCTTCGTGCCCTACACACTGCCAGGCGAAACCATCGATGCCGAGCGTTTCCACCCGGACCGCTCACACCTCTTGCGAATCGTCGAAGCATCGCCGGATCGCATCGAACCGTTCTGTCCGCATTTTGGCGTTTGCGGCGGCTGCGCGATCCAGCATTGGAGCGAACCCGCTTACCGGGTCTGGAAACGCGGTCTCGTCGTCTCCGCGCTGGAACAAGCGGGTCTCGAAACGACGGTCGGACAACTCATCGATGCGCATGGCGATGGCCGCCGCAGAGCCGTGTTGCATGCGCGGCGTGGCACCAAGGACATTGTCGAAGTCGGATTCTCCGCCCCCCGCGCGCATCTGATCGTACCGATCGATCGCTGTCCGGTGCTCGCACCATCGATGAAAGGCACCATTGAAATCGCATGGAAAATCGCCGAAGCGCTCAGCCTTTTGGCAAAGCCGCTCGACATCCATGTCACGGCAACGATCAATGGCCTCGATATCGATATCCGCGGCTCCGGACCGATCGATAGCAAGCGTGTGACTGCCCTGACGTCGATTGCGGCAACCGGCGGCATCGCTCGCCTCACGCGGCATGGCGAACTCATTGCTCTGAATGCCCCACCGCTCCTGCAGGTCGGGAAGGCGCGCGTTACATTGCCACCGGGATCGTTCCTGCAGTCGACCGAGCGTGGCGAACACGTGCTGGCCGAGCTTGTTCTGCAATACTCAGGCTCGGCAAAAAACACACTCGATCTGTTTTGCGGGATCGGCCCTTTCGCCCTACGTCTTGCCGAACGCGGTCGCGTCACGGCGATGGATAGCGACCAGAACGCCGTGGATGCGCTGGCGAAAGCCGCGCAAGCGACACCGGGCCTCAAGCCCGTTGCTGCATCGAAACGCGATCTGTTTCGCCGGCCGATGACGTTTCAGGAATTATCCGGATTCGACGCGATCGTGTTCGATCCGCCACGGCAAGGCGCGGAAGCGCAAGCCCGCGAGATTGCGCGCAGCAAGGTACGCAATGTCATCGCCGTGTCCTGCAACGCCGCGACCTTCGCGCGCGATGCGGCGATCCTGATCGAAGGCGGCTATACGCTCCGTAGCGTCACGCCTGTCGATCAGTTCAAATACACGGCGCATGTCGAGATTGTTGGGCAATTTACGCGATAG